The sequence below is a genomic window from Aureispira sp. CCB-E.
GTTTTCTTTTTCTTCATGCTGTGCTCCTACTTCTCCAACGGTAGGATTACTAGCCTCATCTCCTTTAAAAGAACCGACTCCTTCCGTTCTAAAGCTGCATTCCGAATAATTGCCTATGCTACCTGCTCCTGCTTCAAATAGAGCATTTTTAACAGCCTCAGTAGCTTCTATCGGGACAAAAACCGATAATTTTTTTAGTAATCCTTTTTTAGGACTTAAAATTTTGGTTTGTGTAAGTCCTATTTTTTCTGCAATTTTACCGTTTACTCCATTTCGATAAACATTATCCAAATTAGTATGCGCAGCATAAATAGCAATGTCGTTTTTAATTGCTTTTAAGACAACCCGTTCCACATAATTTTTGCCTGTAAACGATTTTAAACCTCCAAAAACAATGGGGTGGTGAGCAACTACCAAATTACAACCTTTCTCCATTGCCTCATCCAAAACAGCCTCAATAGTATCCAAAGCAATTAAAATACCTGTTACCTCGACTTCTTTATCTCCCACAATTAAGCCCGCATTATCGTAGCTCTCTTGCAAAGATTTTGGAGCAATAGATTCTAAATACTCAACTACATTTTTAATTTTCATTCTCTAATCATTCCTTTTTAAGACAGATCATTTTCTATCAAATGTCTACCTAAATTTAGTTCTGGATTTCTTGAATCCAAATAAGCCCGAACCCGCTCAAAATCTAAGGGCGAAAAGGTAAACAAATGCTTATAAACCCGCTTTTCATCCAAGTAAATAGCCTTTTCTCTAACGACAATATTTTTCCCCTTATAATCGTAGTTTTGGGAGACTATCCCTAGCCCATTTCGAAGAATCAACTGTTGATCTGTCAATTCCAAAACAGCATTCGTGTACATATTATTTAGGCTAATTAGTATCCAAATGGCTCCCAAGATTATT
It includes:
- a CDS encoding Nif3-like dinuclear metal center hexameric protein, producing MKIKNVVEYLESIAPKSLQESYDNAGLIVGDKEVEVTGILIALDTIEAVLDEAMEKGCNLVVAHHPIVFGGLKSFTGKNYVERVVLKAIKNDIAIYAAHTNLDNVYRNGVNGKIAEKIGLTQTKILSPKKGLLKKLSVFVPIEATEAVKNALFEAGAGSIGNYSECSFRTEGVGSFKGDEASNPTVGEVGAQHEEKENKLEVVFPAYLQGQIVRNLFRVHPYEEVAYDIYTLDNVHQEIGSGLVGELKEPMETMAFLKMLKKNMKADGIRYTALCKKEIKRVALCGGAGSFLLKNALAAQADIFITGDYKYHQFFDAENRIIIADIGHYESEQFTIELFYELLTQKFRNFAIRCTEINTNPINYL